From the Apium graveolens cultivar Ventura unplaced genomic scaffold, ASM990537v1 ctg750, whole genome shotgun sequence genome, one window contains:
- the LOC141704160 gene encoding F-box protein PP2-B15-like produces the protein MEHLTENCLSLILSFTSPKDTCRASGVSTELRAASDSDELWNKFLPPDINQILTRSISTLTYTMKKQLYFSLVTCYLLDDGNVSFWLDKGSGKKCLMVAARQLAIVPWWWLLYDSNSRFSEEVAVLDKGRVDIRGKMKIGMLSPHTTYETYLVFKIYEDACGLDSAKTSIRFVNEREEVPDDEASIVYPDPRTSAHNIEQRNGEFSRWRKDKWMEIKIAEFETGARDDDDEVETRFMSTDTNVLKAGLYRTRFRV, from the exons ATGGAGCACCTTACGGAGAATTGCCTATCGTTAATATTATCATTCACATCACCCAAGGATACATGTAGAGCTTCAGGTGTTTCAACAGAATTGAGGGCTGCCAGTGATTCGGATGAGTTATGGAACAAATTTTTACCACCCGATATTAATCAAATTCTCACGAGATCAATCTCCACCTTGACTTACACCATGAAAAAACAACTTTATTTTTCTCTAGTGACTTGCTATCTGCTGGACGATGGCAATGTG AGTTTTTGGTTGGATAAAGGAAGTGGAAAAAAATGTTTAATGGTAGCTGCTAGGCAGCTTGCCATTGTTCCTTGGTGGTGGCTGTTATATGATAGTAACTCAAG ATTTTCAGAGGAGGTTGCTGTACTTGACAAGGGGCGTGTTGATATTCGTGGCAAAATGAAAATTGGAATGTTGTCTCCTCACACCACTTATGAAACATATCTTGTCTTTAAAATATATGAGGATGCCTGCGGACTTGATTCGGCAAAGACATCCATTAGATTTGTTAATGAAAGAGAGGAGGTGCCTGATGATGAAGCTAGCATAGTTTATCCTGATCCAAGAACATCTGCACACAACATTGAGCAACGAAATGGAGAGTTTAGTCGGTGGAGGAAGGACAAATGGATGGAGATTAAGATAGCAGAGTTTGAGACTGGTGCAagagatgatgatgatgaggtgGAGACACGATTTATGTCAACTGATACAAATGTACTCAAGGCTGGCCTTTATCGTACAAGGTTTCGAGTTTAG